In Cydia amplana chromosome 2, ilCydAmpl1.1, whole genome shotgun sequence, the following proteins share a genomic window:
- the LOC134662214 gene encoding odorant receptor 67c-like: MSAKEVEEALKITKLTLLISGITLEHGKWDPLLKILFQVNFLWLHSDTLGELFWLVEGIQMGKSFLELSYIAPCTTICLLSSVKATFFYVNQDVLIDVVQKLKSIHPDVDDNKVTDENTIENEELNDVVRRNVNESTTFLKSLIKLDLAICLGVVVAFCLQPISAMGYEYWKTGTYKVTFPFNVKYFFDPYSKAVWPFVYFHLVWSTFIAFFNTFGTDTFFFAFCVYMRMHFRILQRRFQDAVCEKEGRQFVEVVKRHQDLIHLADQVEVLYSKSTLFNIVTSSVLICLSAFNVTSVEDMGVVISFMAFLSMSLTQIFLLCYFGDMLMKSSMEISDAIYNSEWYQADRMKRNVLLVLTKSRRPCKLTAARFADVNLTAFTTILSRSWSLFALLKTVYK; this comes from the exons ATGTCCGCAAAAGAGGTTGAAGAAGCCCTGAAAATTACCAAACTCACTCTACTCATCTCTGGAATTACATTGGAGCATGGAAAGTGGGATCCTctgttaaaaatattgtttcaagTGAACTTCCTCTGGCTCCATTCAGACACCCTGGGCGAACTGTTCTGGCTGGTGGAAGGAATACAGATGGGAAAAAGTTTCTTAGAACTCTCCTACATAGCACCTTGTACGACCATCTGCCTACTCTCCTCAGTAAAGGCCACATTTTTCTACGTTAACCAAGACGTTCTGATTGATGTTGTTCAAAAACTTAAAAGTATACATCCAGATGTTGATGATAACAAAGTTACTGACGAAAATACAATTGAAAATGAAGAACTAAACGATGTCGTTAGAAGAAATGTTAATGAATCGACTACTTTCCTAAAAAGTTTGATAAAATTGGACTTAGCGATATGTTTGGGGGTGGTAGTCGCATTTTGTTTGCAACCTATTTCAGCGATGGGATATGAGTATTGGAAAACAGGAACATATAAAGTCACGTTTCCTTTTAATGTCAAGTATTTCTTCGATCCCTACAGTAAGGCTGTGTGGCCTTTCGTCTATTTCCATCTAGTTTGGTCAA CTTTCATAGCATTCTTCAACACTTTTGGCACGGACACGTTCTTCTTCGCATTCTGCGTGTACATGAGGATGCACTTCCGGATCCTGCAGCGCAGGTTCCAGGACGCAGTGTGCGAGAAAGAGGGGAGACAGTTTGTTGAGGTCGTTAAAAGGCACCAGGATTTGATACA CTTAGCGGACCAAGTGGAAGTCCTGTACTCCAAATCTACCCTCTTCAACATCGTCACCAGTTCCGTTCTCATTTGTCTCAGCGCGTTTAACGTTACG TCGGTGGAAGATATGGGCGTGGTGATATCATTTATGGCATTCCTGTCGATGAGTCTCACGCAGATCTTCCTCCTGTGCTACTTCGGAGACATGCTGATGAAGTCG AGCATGGAAATAAGCGACGCCATCTACAACAGCGAGTGGTATCAAGCAGATCGTATGAAGAGGAACGTGCTGCTTGTTTTGACCAA ATCACGTAGACCATGTAAACTGACAGCTGCCCGGTTCGCGGATGTCAATTTGACAGCATTCACTACG